From Candidatus Neomarinimicrobiota bacterium:
AAGTATCTGAAATACTGGTTCAACGAAGACGATGGCAGTATTTTCTGTCTTTGCGAGGCCCCGAATAAAGAAGCGGCTGAGGCAGTACACCGTGAGGCACACGGCCTAGTAGCAGACGAGATCATCGAGGTCAACGAAGGTGAGTAAAACATAGCAGGGGCCTTCACCGCCGTGTTTTACAACTAAGGGCTTTATCAGTTCTCTCTGCCGTTTGACCAGATCCTGCGTCCTGCGCTCATCCTTCTGCATCATGGCGGTATAGCCGACCATATCAATGAACATTATTGCAGTGAGTTTTCTAATACTTGTACTGTCTCTGTCCAAATCCAATTCCTAAGGGATTGTATTGCTATCTAATTTTTTTTGCGGAAACCTCATCCGATTCGCGCAAGCGGTTGCTTAATATTCTGGCGATATTGATCGCTACCGTCGCAAGCGTTTTAGGATATTTGTCAAACAGTGATGACATATATTCTAAATTAATAACAGCTATTTTTACATCGGATTTTGCCCTCACAGACACCGACCGTGTATCCTGATCGATCAATGTCATTTCGCCAAGCGATTCACCAACGCTACGTGTTTGTAATTCTA
This genomic window contains:
- a CDS encoding DUF4242 domain-containing protein; amino-acid sequence: MPLYMDIHKGVEGLTAEAVAGAHKKDLEVQEKHGVKYLKYWFNEDDGSIFCLCEAPNKEAAEAVHREAHGLVADEIIEVNEGE
- a CDS encoding cyclic nucleotide-binding domain-containing protein → MISGKSREIISGSKILNGLSSEILLGIAENSYEMEFKAGQLFIKEGDPLKGLCIILDGKASIEKINSVTGEAIELQTRSVGESLGEMTLIDQDTRSVSVRAKSDVKIAVINLEYMSSLFDKYPKTLATVAINIARILSNRLRESDEVSAKKIR